One Dioscorea cayenensis subsp. rotundata cultivar TDr96_F1 chromosome 17, TDr96_F1_v2_PseudoChromosome.rev07_lg8_w22 25.fasta, whole genome shotgun sequence DNA window includes the following coding sequences:
- the LOC120280442 gene encoding chalcone synthase-like has product MVSVNGAAVDHCEKGNKAGGLASVLALGTANPPNVVYQDTFADYFFRVTNSEDKVELKEKLKRVCDKSMIRKRHFYLNEEKLKEHPNLCAFMDHASLNTRHDIVVEEVPKLGEKAAIKALEEWGRPRSEITHIIFCSTGGVDLPGADYRIIKLLGLSPSTKRVMLYSQGCFAGGTVLRIAKDLAENNENSRVLIVCAELTVISFRGPDEAKENFDNLVGQAIFADGAAAVVVGAKPIPEVETPYFEIVSTDQYILPESEGYIGGHLREVGLTFYLHNQVPSTVGNNIEKTLIKAFSPLGISDWNSLFFITHPGGRAILDKIEEKLELKPEKMRATRHVLSEYGNMSSPSVLFIMDEMRKRSMADSLRTAGEGLDYGVLHGLGPGITVETVVLHALPLANFINQN; this is encoded by the exons ATGGTGAGCGTTAATGGTGCTGCAGTTGATCATTGTGAGAAGGGAAACAAGGCTGGTGGTCTTGCCAGCGTGCTAGCGTTGGGCACTGCCAACCCTCCCAATGTTGTATATCAGGATACATTTGCTGATTACTTCTTCAGAGTCACCAACAGTGAGGACAAGGTTGAGCTCAAGGAAAAGCTCAAGCGTGTCT GTGATAAGTCTATGATCAGGAAGAGACACTTCTACCTGAATGAAGAGAAGCTAAAGGAGCACCCCAACCTCTGCGCCTTCATGGACCATGCTTCACTGAACACCAGGCATGATATAGTGGTTGAAGAGGTGCCAAAGCTGGGAGAGAAGGCAGCCATCAAAGCTCTGGAGGAATGGGGACGTCCACGTTCTGAAATCACTCACATCATCTTCTGCAGCACCGGCGGTGTCGACTTGCCCGGAGCTGACTATCGCATCATCAAGCTCCTTGGTCTCTCTCCATCTACAAAGCGTGTCATGCTCTACAGCCAGGGATGTTTCGCTGGTGGCACAGTGCTACGAATAGCCAAAGACCTGGCCGAGAACAATGAGAACTCTCGTGTACTTATAGTATGCGCCGAGTTGACGGTCATCTCCTTCCGTGGCCCTGATGAGGCTAAGGAGAACTTCGACAACCTAGTCGGGCAAGCCATTTTTGCCGATGGTGCTGCTGCGGTGGTTGTGGGAGCCAAACCTATCCCAGAGGTTGAGACTCCCTACTTTGAAATAGTGTCCACTGATCAGTATATCCTTCCGGAGAGTGAAGGGTACATTGGAGGTCATTTGAGAGAAGTTGGCCTCACTTTCTATTTGCATAACCAAGTGCCCAGCACTGTTGGCAACAACATAGAGAAGACTCTGATAAAGGCATTCTCGCCACTGGGTATTTCAGACTGGAACTCACTGTTCTTCATCACCCATCCCGGTGGGCGTGCAATCCTTGATAAGATTGAGGAGAAACTGGAGCTAAAGCCGGAGAAGATGAGGGCCACTCGGCATGTGTTGAGTGAATATGGTAATATGTCAAGTCCCAGTGTCTTATTCATCATGGATGAAATGAGGAAGCGATCCATGGCTGACAGCCTGCGCACCGCCGGAGAAGGTCTTGACTACGGAGTGCTGCATGGTTTGGGTCCCGGTATCACTGTGGAGACTGTCGTCCTCCATGCGCTCCCTCTTGCCAACTTCATCAACCagaattaa
- the LOC120280255 gene encoding LOW QUALITY PROTEIN: chalcone synthase 6-4-like (The sequence of the model RefSeq protein was modified relative to this genomic sequence to represent the inferred CDS: deleted 1 base in 1 codon) → MIRKRHFFLNEEKLKEHPNLCSFMDHTSLNTRHDIVVEEVPKLGEKAAIKALEEWGRPRSEITHIIFCSTGGVDLPGADYRIIKLLGLSPSTKRVMLYSQGCFAGGTVLRIAKDLAENNENARVLIVCAELTVISFRGPDEAKENFDNLVGQAIFADGAAAVVVGAKPIPEVETPNFEIVSTDQYILPESEGYIGGHLREVGLTFYLHNQVPSTVGNNIEKTLIKAFSPLGISDWNSLFFITHPGGRAILDKIEEKLELKPEKMRATRHVLSEYGNMSSPSVLFIMDEMRKRSMADGMRTAGEGLDYGVLHGLGPGITVETVVLHALPLANFINQN, encoded by the exons ATGATCAGGAAGAGACACTTCTTCCTGAATGAAGAAAAGCTGAAGGAGCACCCCAACCTCTGCTCCTTCATGGACCATACTTCACTGAACACCAGGCATGATATAGTGGTTGAAGAGGTGCCAAAGCTGGGAGAGAAGGCAGCCATCAAAGCTCTAGAGGAATGGGGACGTCCACGTTCTGAAATCACTCACATCATCTTCTGCAGCACCGGCGGTGTCGACTTGCCCGGAGCTGACTATCGCATCATCAAGCTCCTTGGTCTCTCTCCATCTACAAAGCGTGTCATGCTCTACAGCCAGGGATGTTTCGCTGGTGGCACAGTGCTACGAATAGCCAAAGACCTGGCAGAGAACAATGAGAACGCTCGTGTACTTATAGTATGCGCCGAGTTGACGGTCATCTCCTTCCGTGGCCCTGATGAGGCCAAGGAGAACTTCGACAACCTAGTCGGGCAAGCCATTTTCGCCGATGGCGCTGCTGCGGTGGTTGTGGGAGCCAAACCTATCCCAGAGGTTGAGACT CCTAACTTTGAAATAGTGTCCACTGATCAGTATATCCTTCCGGAGAGTGAAGGGTACATTGGAGGTCATTTGAGAGAAGTTGGCCTCACTTTCTATTTGCATAACCAAGTGCCCAGCACTGTTGGCAACAACATAGAGAAGACTCTGATAAAGGCATTCTCGCCACTGGGTATTTCAGACTGGAACTCACTGTTCTTCATCACCCATCCCGGTGGGCGTGCAATCCTTGATAAGATTGAGGAGAAGCTGGAGCTAAAGCCAGAGAAGATGAGGGCCACTCGGCATGTGTTGAGTGAATATGGGAATATGTCGAGTCCCAGTGTCTTATTCATCATGGATGAGATGAGGAAGCGATCCATGGCTGACGGCATGCGCACCGCCGGAGAAGGTCTTGACTACGGAGTGCTGCATGGTTTGGGTCCCGGTATCACTGTGGAGACTGTCGTCCTCCATGCGCTCCCTCTTGCCAACTTCATCAACCagaattaa